A section of the Microbacterium forte genome encodes:
- a CDS encoding LacI family DNA-binding transcriptional regulator, translating into MSRTTIADVAREAGVTKATVSHAMSGKRPISDDTRAKVLAAAEKLNWVPSQSARALATQKANAIAVVLARDPEVIANDSFFPAFIAGVESVLAETETALILQVVPDRAAEERAYRSLSHGRADGALLVDLRNDDWRVPLLEELDLPSVLVGAYEQPTRFSCVRTDDDAPVREIIAHLRADGHERIAHVSGPLDYVHSRVRADAYTDAVGGDALLREGDFTASSGRERTAELLALPDRPTAILYSNDTMAIAGLSFARSSGLSIPRDLAIAGFDDDHLSAHLSPALTSVSSGPAARGRAAARLIQADILGAEPRTEVVDCNVVHFRESTAR; encoded by the coding sequence ATGAGCCGCACGACGATCGCCGACGTCGCCCGCGAGGCCGGCGTCACCAAGGCCACCGTCTCGCACGCGATGAGCGGCAAGCGGCCCATCTCCGACGACACCAGGGCCAAGGTGCTCGCCGCCGCCGAGAAGCTCAACTGGGTGCCGAGCCAGAGCGCCCGCGCGCTGGCCACGCAGAAGGCCAATGCGATCGCCGTGGTGCTGGCCCGTGACCCCGAGGTCATCGCCAACGACTCGTTCTTCCCCGCGTTCATCGCTGGCGTCGAATCGGTGCTGGCTGAGACCGAGACGGCGCTGATCCTGCAGGTCGTTCCCGATCGGGCGGCCGAGGAGCGGGCCTACCGGTCGCTCAGCCACGGGCGCGCCGACGGCGCCCTGCTGGTCGACCTGCGGAACGACGACTGGCGCGTGCCGCTGCTCGAAGAGCTCGACCTCCCTTCGGTGCTGGTCGGCGCCTACGAGCAGCCGACCCGATTCTCGTGCGTGCGCACCGACGACGATGCGCCCGTGCGCGAGATCATCGCTCACCTGCGTGCCGATGGCCACGAACGCATCGCTCATGTCTCGGGTCCGCTCGACTACGTGCACTCGCGCGTGCGGGCCGATGCCTACACCGATGCCGTGGGCGGCGATGCCCTGCTGCGCGAGGGCGACTTCACCGCCTCGAGTGGCCGGGAGCGCACCGCCGAGCTGCTCGCGCTGCCCGATCGCCCGACCGCCATCCTCTATTCCAACGACACCATGGCGATCGCCGGGCTGTCGTTCGCGCGGTCGAGCGGCCTCAGCATCCCCCGCGATCTCGCGATCGCCGGCTTCGACGACGACCATCTCTCGGCCCACCTCTCCCCCGCACTCACGAGCGTCTCGTCGGGCCCCGCCGCGCGAGGACGCGCTGCCGCCCGCCTGATTCAGGCCGACATCCTCGGCGCCGAGCCGCGCACAGAGGTCGTCGACTGCAACGTCGTGCACTTCCGGGAGAGCACAGCCCGCTAG
- a CDS encoding IMPACT family protein, with translation MTPPRTYPATIAAPVEHELIIKKSRFIATVEPVTSVEDADAVIARLRKQWWDARHNCSAMVTGLLGDQARSSDDGEPSGTAGVPMLEVLRRRELTDVVAVVTRYFGGVKLGAGGLVRAYSTAVSEALDLASLVHRQSLTQVTIDVAQADAGRFDNLLRDWVPRHGATLGEPRYAALATLEVWVPAQELDRLADDIAAASAGSVIPVIGVERVVDVPA, from the coding sequence ATGACTCCGCCCCGCACCTACCCGGCCACGATCGCCGCGCCCGTGGAGCATGAACTCATCATCAAGAAGTCGCGGTTCATCGCGACCGTCGAGCCGGTCACCTCGGTCGAGGACGCGGATGCCGTGATCGCACGCCTGCGCAAGCAGTGGTGGGATGCGCGGCACAACTGCAGCGCGATGGTCACCGGCCTGCTCGGCGATCAGGCCCGCTCGTCGGATGACGGTGAGCCGTCCGGCACTGCGGGGGTGCCGATGCTCGAAGTGCTGCGACGGCGCGAGCTGACGGACGTCGTGGCAGTGGTGACCCGCTACTTCGGCGGCGTGAAGCTCGGCGCCGGCGGGCTCGTGCGGGCCTACTCGACCGCTGTCTCGGAAGCCCTCGATCTCGCATCTCTCGTGCACCGGCAGTCTCTGACCCAGGTGACGATCGACGTCGCGCAGGCGGATGCCGGACGCTTCGACAACCTTCTGCGCGACTGGGTGCCGCGTCACGGCGCGACGCTCGGCGAGCCACGCTACGCAGCGCTGGCGACTCTCGAGGTGTGGGTGCCCGCGCAGGAGCTCGACCGGCTCGCCGATGACATCGCAGCGGCATCCGCCGGTTCCGTGATTCCGGTGATCGGCGTGGAGCGCGTCGTCGACGTGCCGGCCTGA
- a CDS encoding aldo/keto reductase, which produces MHTRTLGQGLEVSAVGLGCMGMSQSYGPNPGTRDEMIGVLRSALDLGVTFFDTAEVYGPYVNEELVGEALEPIRDQVVIATKFGWRIEDGKSVGLDSRPEQIRRVAEQSLRRLRTDVIDLFYQHRVDPDVPIDDVAGTVAELIAEGKVRHFGLSEASASTIRRAHAVQPVTALQSEYSLWTRDPEAEILPTLGELGIGFVPFSPLGKGFLTGTVDRTTSFADGDIRGTIPRFSEENRAANEALVGHVASLAESKEASPGQIALAWLLAREPWIVPIPGTRRTSRIAENAGATTVALSADELADLDQLADRVGVQGDRYNPQQMSFVDR; this is translated from the coding sequence ATGCACACTCGCACACTCGGACAGGGCCTCGAGGTCTCCGCCGTCGGGCTCGGATGCATGGGGATGTCGCAGAGCTACGGGCCGAACCCGGGCACCCGCGACGAGATGATCGGCGTGCTGAGGTCGGCTCTCGACCTCGGCGTCACCTTCTTCGACACCGCGGAGGTCTACGGCCCCTATGTGAACGAGGAGCTGGTCGGCGAGGCTCTCGAGCCCATCCGCGACCAGGTCGTCATCGCGACGAAGTTCGGGTGGCGCATCGAAGACGGCAAGAGCGTCGGGCTCGACAGCCGGCCGGAGCAGATCAGACGCGTCGCCGAGCAGTCGCTGCGTCGCCTGCGCACCGACGTGATCGACCTCTTCTACCAGCACCGTGTCGACCCGGATGTGCCGATCGACGACGTCGCAGGCACGGTGGCCGAGCTCATCGCCGAGGGCAAGGTGAGGCACTTCGGGCTGTCCGAGGCATCGGCCTCGACGATCCGCCGGGCCCATGCCGTGCAGCCCGTCACGGCGCTGCAGAGCGAGTACTCGCTGTGGACGCGCGACCCTGAGGCCGAGATCCTGCCCACACTCGGCGAGCTCGGCATCGGCTTCGTGCCGTTCAGCCCGCTCGGCAAGGGGTTCCTCACCGGCACGGTCGATCGCACCACCTCATTCGCTGACGGTGACATCCGCGGCACGATCCCGCGCTTCAGCGAGGAGAACCGGGCGGCGAACGAGGCGCTGGTCGGCCACGTCGCCTCGCTCGCGGAGTCCAAGGAGGCCTCCCCCGGCCAGATCGCCCTCGCGTGGCTGCTCGCTCGGGAGCCGTGGATCGTGCCGATTCCCGGCACGAGGCGCACGTCGCGGATCGCCGAGAATGCGGGAGCCACCACGGTGGCCCTGTCGGCCGACGAACTCGCCGACCTCGATCAGCTCGCCGACCGGGTCGGCGTGCAGGGAGATCGGTACAACCCGCAGCAGATGTCGTTCGTCGACCGCTGA
- a CDS encoding extracellular solute-binding protein, protein MKKKIRAAALLGAVALVATGCSSGGGGGDASGEGTGSIDIWLSNNEQEVAWGTAVVEAWNAEHPDEKVNAQEIPAGSSSEEAITAAITAGTAPCLVYNVAPAAVSGWVKQGGLVDLSTMEGGSDYITERGGEVDSYATDGSFYQLPWKSNPVMVMYNKALFEAAGIDPEDPQMASYDEFLAGSRAIVESGVQSAIWPAPTSEFYQPWFDFYPLYLAETDGTMLVEDGAATVDSDAGREVAEFWKTFYDEKLSPNEASTDDAMSAGTTAMQLAGPWAIPSYAETVDVGFMPVPTSDGRENPTTFADSKSVSMFTACENQGTAWEFLKFSTSVDSDGQLLEATGQMPMRTDLTETYADYFDANPNYVAFAEQAEATADVPSIPNSVEAWQAFRDEYSAAVIFGKESIDDFLKNAATKIDDLVAE, encoded by the coding sequence ATGAAGAAGAAGATCCGCGCAGCAGCGCTCCTGGGAGCGGTCGCGCTCGTCGCCACCGGATGCTCATCCGGAGGTGGAGGCGGCGATGCCTCGGGCGAGGGCACCGGCTCGATCGACATCTGGCTGTCGAACAACGAGCAGGAGGTCGCCTGGGGCACCGCCGTCGTCGAGGCCTGGAACGCCGAGCACCCCGACGAGAAGGTGAACGCGCAGGAGATCCCCGCCGGCTCGTCGTCGGAAGAGGCGATCACCGCCGCCATCACCGCCGGCACCGCACCCTGCCTGGTCTACAACGTGGCTCCGGCGGCGGTCTCCGGCTGGGTCAAGCAGGGCGGGCTCGTCGACCTCAGCACCATGGAGGGCGGCAGCGACTACATCACCGAGCGCGGTGGTGAGGTCGACTCGTATGCCACCGACGGAAGCTTCTACCAGCTGCCGTGGAAGTCGAACCCGGTCATGGTGATGTACAACAAGGCCCTCTTCGAGGCTGCGGGCATCGATCCCGAAGACCCCCAGATGGCCTCGTACGACGAGTTCCTCGCCGGGTCACGCGCGATCGTCGAATCCGGAGTGCAGAGTGCGATCTGGCCGGCACCCACCAGCGAGTTCTACCAGCCCTGGTTCGACTTCTATCCCCTGTACCTCGCCGAGACCGACGGCACCATGCTCGTCGAAGACGGCGCGGCGACGGTCGACTCGGATGCCGGGCGCGAGGTCGCGGAGTTCTGGAAGACCTTCTACGACGAGAAGCTCTCGCCCAACGAGGCGTCGACCGATGACGCAATGTCTGCGGGGACGACCGCCATGCAGCTCGCCGGTCCGTGGGCCATCCCCTCGTACGCCGAGACCGTGGACGTCGGGTTCATGCCCGTGCCGACCAGCGACGGTCGCGAGAACCCGACGACGTTCGCGGACTCGAAGAGCGTCTCGATGTTCACCGCGTGCGAGAACCAGGGCACCGCATGGGAGTTCCTGAAGTTCTCGACGAGCGTCGACAGCGACGGCCAGCTGCTCGAGGCGACGGGCCAGATGCCGATGCGCACCGACCTCACCGAGACCTACGCCGACTACTTCGACGCGAACCCGAACTACGTGGCGTTCGCCGAGCAGGCCGAGGCCACGGCAGACGTGCCCAGCATCCCGAACTCCGTGGAGGCCTGGCAGGCGTTCCGCGACGAGTACTCCGCCGCCGTGATCTTCGGCAAGGAGTCGATCGACGACTTCCTGAAGAACGCCGCGACGAAGATCGACGATCTCGTCGCCGAGTGA
- a CDS encoding MATE family efflux transporter: protein MATSLTTGRPWRVILSFSIPLLLGNVVQQMYQFADAVVVGRHLGVESLAAVGATGSLLFLLIGFAWGLTSGFAIPIAQAFGAGDGAAVRRSVATGVILTGITSVVLTIVAPLIAAPTLALLQTPDELMAEATIFTQISFIGASATMFFNFLSAIIRAIGDSRTPLIFLTVSCALNVGLVILMVGPLDWGVAGAALATVVAQAVSVVLCLEFVRRRLPMLHLRRADWRVTRDDIREHLRLGLPMGFQASIIAIGTLVVQVALNTLGSEAVAAYTTASRVDGLAVAFLSSLGLASSMYTAQNLGGRRPDRIRRGVVEGTWMAIAAGIALGGVIIAFGAPLVRLFVGEGAAADGVVELAHLMLIINGCGYWALGVLFVLRGALQGLGHTLVPTVTGVIELVMRVGAAIVLGALIGFEGVALSNPLAWLGAIVLLVPAYVRAHRSLGRMRVDPVEATETSAMAIIGPTDGSMVVDAVVTQPVRVIRTSRFARLTRR from the coding sequence ATGGCCACCTCTCTCACCACGGGCCGCCCGTGGCGTGTCATCCTGTCGTTCTCGATCCCCCTGCTGCTCGGCAATGTCGTGCAGCAGATGTACCAGTTCGCCGATGCCGTCGTCGTCGGCCGGCACCTCGGCGTCGAGTCCCTCGCCGCCGTCGGCGCGACCGGCAGCCTGCTGTTCCTGCTGATCGGCTTCGCCTGGGGCCTGACGAGCGGTTTCGCTATCCCGATCGCGCAGGCGTTCGGCGCGGGAGACGGCGCAGCGGTGCGTCGCTCGGTCGCGACGGGCGTGATCCTGACCGGCATCACGAGCGTGGTGCTCACGATCGTCGCGCCGCTGATCGCGGCGCCGACGCTCGCCCTGCTGCAGACGCCTGACGAGCTCATGGCCGAGGCGACGATCTTCACGCAGATCAGCTTCATCGGCGCCAGCGCGACGATGTTCTTCAACTTCCTCTCGGCGATCATCCGTGCCATCGGCGACTCGCGCACGCCGCTGATCTTCCTCACGGTGTCGTGTGCGCTCAACGTCGGCCTCGTGATCCTCATGGTCGGCCCGCTCGACTGGGGCGTGGCGGGTGCGGCTCTCGCGACCGTCGTCGCCCAGGCCGTGTCGGTCGTGCTGTGCCTCGAGTTCGTGCGTCGCCGGCTGCCGATGCTGCACCTGCGTCGTGCCGACTGGCGCGTCACCCGCGACGACATCCGAGAGCACCTGCGCCTCGGCCTGCCGATGGGCTTCCAGGCGTCGATCATCGCGATCGGCACGCTCGTCGTGCAGGTGGCCCTCAACACCCTCGGCTCCGAGGCCGTCGCCGCCTACACGACGGCGTCTCGTGTCGACGGCCTCGCCGTAGCCTTCCTCTCGTCGCTGGGTCTCGCCTCGTCGATGTACACGGCGCAGAACCTGGGCGGACGCCGACCCGACCGCATCCGCCGCGGTGTCGTGGAGGGCACCTGGATGGCGATCGCCGCCGGCATCGCGCTCGGAGGCGTCATCATCGCGTTCGGGGCGCCACTGGTGCGGCTGTTCGTCGGCGAGGGCGCGGCGGCGGATGGGGTCGTCGAACTCGCGCACCTCATGCTGATCATCAACGGATGCGGATACTGGGCACTCGGCGTGCTGTTCGTGCTCCGTGGTGCGCTGCAGGGCCTCGGCCACACCCTGGTGCCCACCGTCACGGGTGTGATCGAGCTGGTGATGCGCGTGGGCGCCGCCATCGTGCTCGGCGCGCTCATCGGCTTCGAGGGCGTCGCGCTCAGCAACCCTCTCGCGTGGCTCGGCGCGATCGTGCTGCTGGTGCCGGCGTACGTGCGTGCGCACCGGTCGCTCGGCCGCATGCGCGTCGACCCCGTCGAGGCCACGGAGACCTCGGCGATGGCGATCATCGGACCCACCGACGGCTCGATGGTCGTGGACGCGGTCGTCACCCAGCCGGTGCGAGTGATCAGGACCTCGCGTTTCGCGCGGTTGACGCGCCGCTGA
- a CDS encoding J domain-containing protein has protein sequence MFDSPLSASAYEILGVDPTVDDGELRRAYRLRLRQTHPDTGGDAAVFIQVQRAWELIGTPEGRAAYDRRSGAHPGIPAEPEWNGWRPQSAARTDTRPRARSYGHPGGWRRERYLSLIREWAGRGVEVPDPYDPALVRSAPRDLRRLLADALAEEATARTVSALGMGFTVWHDVATGADADDKLDHVVLSPSGLYGVMSEDFGGVVGFRRGEITGPSLGTRAPVTAALSRMRTVAKAARVKFGGLIMVLPDDDLAQAVTPLGSSRGVPVVVVRRSALAMVLRQGVPGARAIGGNELFDVRTRLQQTVTFV, from the coding sequence ATGTTCGACAGCCCGCTCTCGGCTTCCGCCTATGAGATCCTCGGCGTGGACCCGACCGTCGACGACGGCGAGCTGCGGCGCGCGTATCGCCTGCGCCTGCGGCAGACCCACCCGGATACGGGCGGAGACGCGGCCGTCTTCATCCAAGTGCAGCGAGCATGGGAGTTGATCGGCACCCCCGAGGGCCGCGCCGCCTACGACCGTCGCTCGGGTGCGCACCCCGGCATCCCGGCCGAGCCTGAGTGGAACGGCTGGCGACCGCAGTCGGCCGCCCGCACGGACACCCGCCCCCGAGCTCGCTCGTACGGGCATCCCGGCGGCTGGCGCCGCGAGCGCTACCTGTCGCTGATCCGCGAATGGGCCGGCCGTGGCGTCGAGGTGCCCGACCCCTATGACCCGGCGCTCGTGCGCTCGGCCCCGCGCGACCTGCGACGCCTGCTCGCCGATGCTCTCGCCGAAGAGGCGACCGCCCGCACGGTGAGCGCGCTCGGCATGGGCTTCACGGTGTGGCACGACGTCGCCACAGGAGCGGATGCCGACGACAAGCTCGACCATGTCGTGCTCAGCCCCTCGGGCCTCTACGGCGTCATGTCGGAGGACTTCGGCGGAGTCGTCGGGTTCCGTCGGGGCGAGATCACGGGCCCGAGTCTGGGCACACGCGCGCCCGTCACCGCCGCACTCTCGCGCATGCGCACCGTGGCCAAGGCCGCGCGGGTGAAGTTCGGCGGACTGATCATGGTGCTCCCCGACGACGATCTCGCGCAGGCCGTCACCCCGCTCGGCAGCAGCCGCGGCGTTCCCGTGGTCGTCGTGCGTCGCAGCGCGCTCGCGATGGTGCTGCGCCAGGGAGTCCCCGGTGCCCGCGCCATCGGCGGCAACGAGCTGTTCGACGTGCGCACACGCCTGCAGCAGACCGTCACCTTCGTCTGA
- the cycA gene encoding D-serine/D-alanine/glycine transporter gives MTTERTRGSVGVDGTADGDDQHLKRALSNRHIQLLAIGGAIGTGLFMGSGKTISVAGPSVIFVYMIIGFMLFFVMRAMGELLLSNLKYKSFSDFASDLLGPWAGFFTGWTYWFCWVVTGVADVIAIAGYTDALIPGIPLWIPGVLVIVILLALNLPTVAAFGEMEFWFALIKIIAIVALIVTGLVMIFTGFQHDAGTASFSNLWDHGGMFPHGFMGFVAGFQIAVFAFVGVELVGTAAAETKDPEKNLPKAINAIPIRILLFYVGALIILMAVTPWTEYVAGESPFIAMFALAGLGIAATVVNLVVLTSAMSSANSGIYSTSRMVFGLAQDGDAPRIFGRLSKRRVPQNALFLSCILLLSGVVLLYAGKDIGTAFDMVTTVSAVCFMFVWTIFLCSYLVYRRRRPEKVAASKFRMPGGIFMVYVVLAFFVFILWALTTQPDTLIALLVTPIWFVLLLVAWMFVRTSQNHLTRHAEHIAYLRDDSPE, from the coding sequence ATGACGACAGAGAGAACACGGGGATCCGTCGGGGTGGACGGAACCGCCGACGGCGACGACCAGCACCTGAAGAGGGCCCTGAGCAACCGTCACATCCAGCTGCTCGCGATCGGCGGCGCCATCGGCACCGGCCTCTTCATGGGCAGCGGCAAGACGATCTCGGTCGCGGGCCCCTCGGTGATCTTCGTCTACATGATCATCGGCTTCATGCTCTTCTTCGTGATGCGGGCGATGGGCGAGCTGCTGCTGTCGAACCTCAAGTACAAGTCGTTCAGCGACTTCGCGAGCGACCTGCTCGGCCCGTGGGCCGGCTTCTTCACCGGATGGACGTACTGGTTCTGCTGGGTCGTCACCGGAGTCGCGGATGTGATCGCGATCGCGGGGTACACGGATGCGCTGATCCCCGGCATCCCGTTGTGGATCCCCGGCGTCCTCGTGATCGTCATCCTGCTCGCACTGAACCTGCCCACCGTCGCCGCGTTCGGCGAGATGGAGTTCTGGTTCGCGCTGATCAAGATCATCGCGATCGTCGCGCTCATCGTCACGGGTCTCGTGATGATCTTCACCGGCTTCCAGCACGATGCGGGAACCGCGAGCTTCAGCAACCTGTGGGACCACGGCGGCATGTTCCCGCACGGCTTCATGGGCTTCGTCGCCGGGTTCCAGATCGCCGTGTTCGCGTTCGTCGGCGTCGAGCTCGTCGGCACCGCCGCGGCCGAGACCAAAGACCCCGAGAAGAACCTGCCCAAGGCGATCAACGCGATCCCGATCCGCATCCTGCTCTTCTACGTGGGCGCGCTCATCATCCTGATGGCGGTCACCCCGTGGACCGAGTACGTCGCCGGCGAGAGCCCGTTCATCGCGATGTTCGCCCTCGCGGGTCTCGGCATCGCCGCGACGGTGGTGAACCTCGTCGTGCTGACCTCGGCCATGTCGAGCGCCAACTCGGGCATCTACTCGACGTCGCGCATGGTGTTCGGCCTCGCGCAGGACGGCGACGCCCCGCGCATCTTCGGCCGGCTGTCGAAGCGACGTGTGCCGCAGAACGCTCTGTTCCTGTCGTGCATCCTGCTGCTCTCGGGCGTCGTGCTGCTCTACGCGGGCAAGGACATCGGCACCGCGTTCGACATGGTGACCACGGTCTCAGCCGTGTGCTTCATGTTCGTCTGGACGATCTTCCTCTGCAGCTACCTCGTGTACCGCCGTCGGCGGCCGGAGAAGGTCGCAGCGTCGAAGTTCCGCATGCCGGGCGGCATCTTCATGGTCTACGTGGTGCTCGCGTTCTTCGTGTTCATCCTCTGGGCGCTCACGACGCAGCCCGACACCCTGATCGCGCTGCTCGTGACGCCGATCTGGTTCGTGCTGCTGCTCGTCGCCTGGATGTTCGTGCGCACGTCGCAGAACCATCTGACCCGTCACGCGGAGCACATCGCGTACCTGCGCGACGACTCCCCGGAGTAG
- a CDS encoding AMP-binding protein — MSRSATAATSAIREMRDFLFANATDYAAARDGFVWPTPTEFNFALEWFDVIAGETPDRPAVQIVSADLSLESWTYGELSSRSDQVAAWLTDLGIRRGDHVIVMLGNTIELWEVMLAITKIGAVSIPTSTLLSASDLAYRVEHGRARTIVTLGSLAERIADIDADVLRIGVGDGIPAEWTRFDGSSDAPAAFEPDAATPADDTALLYFTSGTTSRPKLVQHTHVSYPVGHLSTMWWLGVRPDDVHLNISSPGWAKHAWSSFYSPFLAEATVFVYNYDRFDANTLMQVMDTHHVSTFCAPPTVWRMLIQADLARLTHPPRELVGAGEPLNPEVIDRVRAAWGGTIRDGFGQTEMTACVGNSPGQVVKVGSMGRPLPGYPVVLLDPATGEIAEHEGEIALDLAHPPVGLMAGYYDDPDKTAESRVGGFHHTGDIAQRDADGYLTYIGRADDVFKASDYKISPFELESVLLEHDLVIEAAVIPSPDPTRLAVPKAYVCLHPDAVGAEADAARSIFAYAHDRLSSHLWVRIIEFVPELPKTISGKIRRVELRAREAERVTSGDEAAQHRDRDYR, encoded by the coding sequence ATGAGCCGCAGCGCCACCGCAGCCACGTCCGCGATCAGAGAGATGCGCGACTTCCTCTTCGCGAATGCCACCGACTACGCGGCGGCGCGAGACGGGTTCGTCTGGCCGACGCCCACGGAGTTCAACTTCGCGCTCGAGTGGTTCGACGTCATCGCGGGCGAGACGCCCGACCGCCCGGCCGTGCAGATCGTCTCGGCCGATCTCAGTCTCGAGTCGTGGACATACGGAGAGCTGTCGTCCCGCTCGGATCAGGTCGCGGCCTGGCTGACCGACCTCGGCATCCGTCGAGGCGACCACGTCATCGTGATGCTCGGCAACACCATCGAGCTGTGGGAGGTGATGCTCGCCATCACCAAGATCGGCGCGGTGTCGATTCCGACGTCGACCCTGCTCTCGGCATCCGACCTCGCCTACCGCGTCGAGCACGGCCGGGCCCGCACGATCGTCACGCTCGGCAGCCTCGCCGAGCGCATCGCCGACATCGACGCCGACGTGCTGCGCATCGGCGTGGGCGACGGCATCCCCGCCGAATGGACGCGCTTCGACGGCTCGTCCGACGCCCCTGCGGCCTTCGAGCCCGACGCCGCCACACCGGCCGACGACACGGCCCTGCTCTACTTCACGAGCGGCACGACCAGCCGCCCGAAGCTCGTGCAGCACACGCACGTCTCGTATCCCGTCGGACACCTGTCGACCATGTGGTGGCTGGGCGTGCGACCCGATGACGTGCACCTCAACATCTCGTCACCCGGCTGGGCGAAGCATGCGTGGTCGAGCTTCTACTCGCCGTTCCTCGCCGAGGCGACGGTGTTCGTCTACAACTACGACCGGTTCGACGCGAACACCCTGATGCAGGTCATGGACACCCACCACGTCTCCACGTTCTGCGCTCCGCCGACGGTGTGGCGGATGCTGATCCAGGCCGACCTCGCGCGACTCACCCACCCGCCGCGGGAGCTGGTCGGAGCGGGCGAGCCGCTGAACCCCGAGGTCATCGACCGGGTGCGCGCGGCGTGGGGCGGCACGATCCGCGACGGCTTCGGGCAGACCGAGATGACGGCTTGTGTGGGCAATTCTCCCGGTCAGGTCGTGAAGGTCGGCTCCATGGGACGCCCGTTGCCCGGGTACCCGGTCGTGCTGCTCGACCCCGCCACCGGAGAGATCGCCGAGCACGAGGGCGAGATCGCGCTCGACCTGGCCCACCCTCCGGTCGGGCTCATGGCCGGGTACTACGACGATCCGGACAAGACGGCCGAATCCCGCGTCGGCGGCTTCCACCACACCGGAGACATCGCCCAGCGGGATGCCGACGGATACCTGACCTACATCGGCCGGGCGGACGACGTGTTCAAGGCCTCCGACTACAAGATCTCGCCGTTCGAGCTCGAATCGGTGCTGCTGGAGCACGACCTCGTGATCGAGGCGGCGGTGATCCCGAGCCCCGACCCGACGCGACTCGCGGTTCCGAAGGCGTACGTGTGCCTGCACCCCGACGCGGTCGGAGCCGAAGCCGACGCCGCCCGCTCGATCTTCGCCTACGCCCACGACCGCCTGTCGTCGCACCTCTGGGTGCGGATCATCGAGTTCGTTCCCGAGCTGCCCAAGACGATCTCGGGCAAGATCCGCCGCGTCGAGCTGCGCGCCAGAGAGGCCGAGCGCGTGACCTCAGGAGACGAGGCCGCACAGCACCGCGACCGCGACTACCGCTGA
- a CDS encoding Lrp/AsnC family transcriptional regulator, with amino-acid sequence MAKAQLDEIDLEILAVLTRDAEVTNKALAHGLGLAESTCAHRVRALRERGIIRDTRIRVDGSALGLPLQAIIKVRLANHTGPKVTTLFDALAAIPRVLQVFHVAGVDDFLVHVAVQDATALRDIVLEHITIHPVVRGTETQLVFELRDGAGLLAR; translated from the coding sequence TTGGCGAAAGCACAGCTCGACGAGATCGATCTCGAGATCCTCGCCGTCCTCACCCGCGACGCCGAGGTCACGAACAAGGCGCTCGCGCACGGGCTGGGTCTCGCCGAGTCGACATGCGCGCACCGCGTGCGCGCACTGCGCGAGCGCGGGATCATCCGCGACACCCGGATCCGGGTCGACGGATCGGCTCTCGGACTGCCCCTGCAGGCGATCATCAAGGTGCGCCTCGCGAATCACACGGGCCCCAAGGTCACCACGCTCTTCGACGCGCTGGCGGCCATCCCGCGGGTGCTGCAGGTGTTCCACGTCGCGGGCGTCGACGACTTCCTCGTGCACGTCGCGGTGCAGGATGCCACCGCTCTGCGCGACATCGTGCTCGAGCACATCACGATCCACCCCGTCGTCCGCGGCACCGAGACGCAGCTGGTGTTCGAGCTCCGCGACGGCGCCGGCCTGCTCGCGCGCTGA